From Diceros bicornis minor isolate mBicDic1 chromosome 21, mDicBic1.mat.cur, whole genome shotgun sequence, the proteins below share one genomic window:
- the SPATC1 gene encoding speriolin: MSLLTNYEGLRHQIERLVRENEELKKLVRLIQENHELKSAIKTQAGGLGISGFTSGVGEAAAGSSQRQGVFLSPSPAAANEPVLEEVGIVALAPLADMLNSPQPSSASGPIVSPLMGPLNTLLPGPGPTSQSSPLTSLLTGPLSSHLAGTLASSLGLPSTGPLTPSNHLASPVAVSQVGTLTSSLGLPSTGPLTPSSPLMAPMTGTVDVSLSSPLLTSTAAPLGVSQNLLANPISNGVLSEAPRVRLAEPLQGCPSGPHPSAGTGPAATSKVPLSTEHPWPTQDPEPLSVTFVGVPIQTSTPIGTGGTPGPMTAFSYSPSEAQTQPGAPQGQAVPASDSTSPTAPPTVTGLLSAPTPAPQAATNHTPSSTTHIAQPIPHCPSREHHSPTQPSPTPHSPPRNRHSPPRTSSSPASVNNTRGPRVTETSRKSILELERKLAHRKASKFPDSSRDSKQLAWERLVGEIAFQLDRRILSSIFPERVRLYGFTVSNIPEKIIQASLNPSNHKLDEELCQTLTQRYVSIMNRLQSLGYNGRVHPALTEQLVNAYGILRERPELAASEGSSYTVDFLQRVLVETVHPSMLTDALLLLSCLSQLAHDDGKPMFIW; this comes from the exons ATGTCTTTACTCACCAATTATGAGGGGCTTCGGCATCAGATCGAGAGGCTGGTGCGGGAAAACGAGGAACTGAAGAAGCTGGTGCGGCTTATTCAGGAGAATCATGAGCTCAAGTCGGCGATCAAGACGCAGGCGGGTGGCCTGGGCATCAGCGGGTTCACCAGCGGGGTTGGCGAGGCAGCGGCTGGCTCTTCCCAACGCCAGG GTGTCTTCCTGTCCCCGTCCCCGGCAGCAGCAAACGAACCTGTCCTGGAAGAAGTGGGGATAGTGGCTCTGGCACCCCTGGCCGACATGCTAAACAGTCCACAGCCTAGCTCCGCATCTGGACCCATCGTGAGCCCCCTGATGGGCCCTCTCAACACACTGCTGCCTGGCCCAGGGCCCACGTCCCAGAGCAGCCCACTCACCAGCCTTCTGACCGGCCCCCTGAgcagccacctg GCGGGCACACTGgccagctccctgggcctgccTTCTACTGGCCCCCTGACTCCAAGCAACCAtctggccagccccgtggcggtGTCCCAGGTGGGCACACTGACCAGCTCCTTGGGCCTGCCTTCCACTGGCCCCCTGACTCCAAGCAGCCCCCTGATGGCCCCTATGACAGGCACGGTGGACGTCTCTCTGAGCAGCCCCCTGCTCACCTCCACGGCGGCCCCTCTAGGTGTGTCTCAAAACCTTCTGGCCAACCCCATTAGCAATGGGGTGCTGTCAGAGGCTCCAAGGGTGCGGCTGGCAGAGCCGCTCCAAGGATGCCCCTCTGGACCCCATCCCTCAGCCGGCACGGGGCCTGCTGCCACCTCCAAAG TCCCACTCTCCACTGAGCACCCCTGGCCAACCCAGGACCCAGAGCCCCTCAGTGTGACATTTGTGGGTGTGCCCATCCAGACCTCCACCCCCATCGGTACCGGGGGCACTCCTGGCCCCATGACGGCCTTCTCCTACAGCCCCTCAGAGGCCCAGACCCAGCCTGGTGCCCCTCAGGGACAAGCGGTTCCTGCCTCTGACTCCACCTCCCCAACTGCCCCCCCCACTGTCACaggcctcctctctgcccctaCTCCCGCCCCCCAAGCTGCCACCAACCACACCCCCTCGAGCACCACCCACATTGCCCAGCCCATCCCCCACTGCCCCTCCCGGGAGCACCACTCCCCTACCCAGCCCtcacccaccccccactcccctccACGCAACCGCCACTCCCCACCTCGAACCTCATCTTCCCCGGCTTCAGTCAACAACACCCGGGGTCCACGTGTCACGGAAACATCTCGGAAAAGCATCCTGGAGTTGGAGCGGAAGCTGGCCCACCGAAAGGCCAGCAAGTTCCCTGACAGCTCCCGAG ATTCGAAGCAGCTGGCCTGGGAGAGGCTGGTGGGGGAGATCGCCTTCCAGCTGGACCGCAGGATCCTGTCCAGCATCTTCCCCGAGCGTGTGCGCCTCTACGGCTTCACTGTCTCCAACATTCCAGAGAAGATCATCCAG gcctccctgaaCCCCAGCAACCACAAGCTAGATGAGGAGCTGTGCCAGACGCTCACACAGCGCTACGTGAGCATCATGAACCGGCTGCAGAGCCTGGGCTACAATGGGCGAGTGCACCCGGCACTGACCGAGCAGCTGGTGAACGCCTATGGCATTCTGCGCGAGAGGCCCGAGCTGGCTGCGTCTGAGGGCAGCTCCTACACAGTGGATTTCCTGCAGCGCGTGCTGGTGGAGACTGTGCACCCCAGCATGCTCACTGATGCACTGCTGCTGCTCTCCTGCCTCAGCCAGTTGGCGCACGATGACGGCAAGCCCATGTTCATCTGGTGA